In Macrobrachium rosenbergii isolate ZJJX-2024 chromosome 27, ASM4041242v1, whole genome shotgun sequence, the genomic stretch gagaatgtaaatgaatattctatacttttaaaatgaatcttGTAGATGAAAATATCATGTAAACTGAAAATAGCACCAAATAAAGCATATAACTTTAAAGGTCTTGAATTTGAAATTACTTAGAAATTCAGTTCTGAATAATTCAGTAGTGTGGTGCATATCCAGTTACTAGGCTAAGCCTAAAAAATGCAGCTGAAACCatttaaaataaagctaaatttttaattgaaaatgtaaagtaaacaaataaaaatatgaggttGCAGCAGATATGTGAGTTTTAAGAGCAATTGAAACTAATCaccaaaaatcatgtaaaaaatacatatataaaatttttaatgtgtaaatttcaaaaaataaaaaatgcccacCATATGGAACATGGTGCTTTACAAGTTATAATTAAATGCATTGTATCGTCAAAATCACATGGAAAAGTTGGCCAGGCAAAGGTATTTGAAGGAATGAAATCTATGgtattgataaaaatatgaagtaaaattgggattataaaaaaattcttctaagtagaagtagcttaagaaatgaaaaaaattttgaagtcaCTCTTACAGAGCATATCTACATCGGATGGGGGTGTTACAGGATCTGATATCCTGACATATTCCAGCTTTTTGCCGTCAGATTTGACATCAAAATGacaatatttgtggctaaatTGAAGTGTCATGATTTAATTCATGATTACACTTCAATTTGACCGCCATTATTGACATTTTGATATCAAACTTGACGTCAAAATGCTCAAATATGCCTGGGTGACAGGCAGTGTGAGACCCTTGAAACGTGCTAAGTTATTTCAGTCAAATCCGTATTGAAAAGAATGAAGTCAGTTTTATAggtaaatattgatgaaaataaggattaaattagccttatcaattaatatttacaagtaaatcgTCCTCTGCAGCTCTCAAAGTCAAAAATTCTGTCAGGTACTAAGTCAAGGTCAGATGGCTAAAACGGTCGAAATCTATTTATCTTCGTTACCGTCTTTCCTTATTTGTTCTCCTGTTTTCTATGAGGTTCAATGATACTAAAAGACTCATTTTCTATAAGAAGACGCGAGAGAAACTCTTGTAGACTCGAAACCTTAACGAAAACGGAGACCAGAATGACAAAACGTACGTTTACACCTCGTAGATATTCTTGCAAGTCATCCATAGAGGAACTGGACTTAGGAAATTTTTTGGTGGGTGGGCCATTATACCTCTGGACGAAATTCTGGTGGTTTAAGCATACGGGAATTTCACGCCTTGTTTCTTAAGACACTCCAGGTCAACCAAGCATTTGTCTAAGTACGAAAATACAGCCATGAGAGTAAACGTAAGCTTAGGCGTGTCTTGGTAGCATTGCCACGCCCACCTTAGGCTTACTGTACTTAAACATCATTCTCTGACATCTGAGATGGTCTAGAAAACTGGCAGACATCTTGGAAAGCACGAGGGAAGTCTATACGAGACTTTCGTCCTCTCTCGGCAATCAGCTgttgtcagcttagaaaacttaaGCCCTTTGGGTCGGCTTCAAAGTTGGTAGCCGGCTGGTTTCATTACCTCCAGCTgagggcgctctctctctctctctctcttccttcggggcattgcaatgctggctccaaggagtaaaaaaaaaaattataagatttttcATTATCACGAGTGTTCTCTccaatatatattgtttatttaggGTTTGAATAAAAGAACGTCCGATTATCTCAAGTCTTTATTTCCTCTATCATACGCCTACAACGTTTACATAGGAATGCTTACGTCATCACCTATGACGTCACGTAAAAAGGGTTACCCTTGGCATTGAATACTCTCGACTGCAGCAAGCAGTGACGTCACAACTATGACGTCATAAATTTCTCGACTATACCTTTGGCTACATGCAGTGACGTCACAACTGACTCTTAAGCCGCATGCAGTGACGTCACAATTGACTTTCGTTACCTTAAGCTGTATGATTACGTCACAACTCACGTCATGCAGTGACTTTGACGTCATCAATCTCGACCTTACCTTTAGCTGACGACGTCACAACTATGACGTCATCTAATTTTTCCCTGTACCCAAAGTCAGATCTATATGTTTATGCCCTTCTATAgggccattttttcatttatttaccttcaaCTCGTTTTCTTCCAAATGCTTCATATGCTAAGCCGCCATCTTTATGGCTTATACTGTAGTCTGCCCTATAGGCCTAAAGTTTACTTTCATCTACAATGTTTTAGTTCATCTTTCTATTTCTTAGCTTTCTTTCATATGCCAATCTTTTACTTGGCTTATTATTCTTACTTATTAAAGCCTTTAATACTTTAATGTGAACTGCTTTATTCAGCTTTGTGCCCTGATGCGATCATGATCATGAGAGGGAATTTTTCTCTACAAGTCACCCGTGACCTTTGTAGGAGAACTTATCTTTCGTCTTTGACCTTGGCACTGTTTAATCTCAATCGCAGTTTCATAATTTATAGTGACAGCCCCCTAATCAGTGATTTTTCACCTGTATCACACAGTGAAACTGACAAAACTAGACAGATAAAACGAGAGAGTGTCTTGCAAACCAACCATGTTTCAAAATTGCATAAACCACTCagcttgaaaaatatctttttctgccaGTCTTGGCACCAAATCTAACTCATTTCCAGTAGTTTTACCAGTGAAACCTTGTGGTATCAAAGGTATACTTCGGTTAGGAAGAACTGGTGTAACCTGAACAGAACTGGTGTCAACAAAATATCTCTGAAGAATGCCAATAGCTGCATTCAAGACAAGCTAGACAAGAAAGCGTGGTACCTACCAAGCAAAAACCACTTACAATTGCTTGAGCACATCAAGGAATACAGCACAATGCAAAAAGACCAGGAAGTTCAGCATAACGGTGCCACGAACATCATCTAAGAGATGCAGTTTCAACCCACACAGTGTAGGAAAGGCTTCTGTCCCAACAATATCCTGCAGCAATGTGAGTTCTGCTCTGGGAAACATCCTCCTCAAGAAGCAGATTCTTGAACACAACAAAATCAAGCTGATTGTTAACACATGTCAGACACAGGGGCACTCTTTGACAGAAAATATGCCATCTTATGGTACCATACATCAGTCCTTCTTGATGACATACGCCCTGAAGGAAGGTCTGGACTGGACTGGACAGGACAACTGACGTGGGCAAAAGCAATGGAGCCCATACCTACCACAAAGTGTAGGTCAAAGAAATGGTAATACGAGATCAAGTCAGAAGCTGGAGAGCTTTCCAAGCTCTAGTAGAAGGCAGTTACAAAAAACCATCTCGTTCTATTATGTACCTGGTTTCTGAAGAGAGGGAAAACCCTTATACTTTGTTGCCTTATGAAAACATGAGCACAGAACACTCACAGAACAACAATGCTCACTGAAACCTACCTAGGACAAAGACCACAGGACGAAACGAGGTATGATACACAAAAGTACAGTGGCTAGTGTAGCCTACACTGCACTTGACTCCAGTTGTGTGGCACTCTTAACATATCATGCCCATGAGAAATTGGCGAGTTCATGGCCCACCAATCTCAAGACAGACAGAACACCCCAAATAATCTGGCCATTCAACAAAGCTCTACACTTGCTATCACCAGGAAACTTTGGCAGAATAGATAAAAGGGCCACAGACCTATATGGAAAGTCTTGGCAAAAAGACAACTATCAAATATTCTAAGCTTTGCACAATAAAGAGAAGAcagcaaatggaaaataaaatcagcCGACCACAAACGGATTCAAAGATATCAAAACATTCTCAATTAGCCAAAAACTTTAATAAACTTAACTACCCAATTCTGGACGTTCCTGAACAGCAGAAAGGTAGCAACTTTCAAGTCCCTGGGTCAATGAGCTACAGAGAACCATTGCTGGCTGTTTTCCGGCAGGAACAGTAACAAGACAAGATCCTCAGGCAACTATTCCTAGTCACAGGAACTCTCAATCTTGTACAAATGGGATGTTTCTTTCCCTCTAAGggacttgaaaaaaaagttacaaaataaacctAGGTACCAAAAACACAGGAAATCAAAAGGCTGTCACGTCATCATAAAGGACTTACAGTCTTCAACTGTGGGTGTTGCAAATTTCAAAACACTATCAACAGAAAATTCAAAGCAAACATAGCAGGAAAACCTGTTACTCTGAGAGAAACGAAGTTATACTTGTAGACCTACACATGGATGTCCATCCTTACGAACACAACAAAAGGACTTTTTAAAGATACACATCACTTAAAAACACAAGGAACAAGTAAGCTTCAATGTCCACAAAGACATAAGAAAGCAATGCAAGTGAATTACATGTTTAGGATAACTCACAAGAAACTACACCAAATCACAGCAATAACCACCACTGCCAAAGAGCAGAAAACCAAATTAGACAGTTAAAAACTGTCAAATGAAAGAGTTAATCCAATTTCTTAAAGAGGACACAAAGCAAAATGAATCTTCCAAGTCAAACAAGAGCCTGGTGGATGTAGGTCAGATATTTTCACTGACTCAGAATAGACAGAGAGTTTAATGTGCCACAAACCCTCACCTGTATTTCGTAACAAAGTTTGTAACATGAAGTGTAGGACAATATACATGTTGGAACTCTTAACTTTCGGTcagatatcacaagaaacaaaagGAGTGAAATTCTGTCACCAACAGCCCAGAAATGTCAGCAACAAAGAACCAGGACTGGATTACAccatacagaaagagagaaacctaTAAAAATCAAAGGGCCAGGTATCTCCCAACTGCTCACTTACAAAAGCCACCTGAGAAAGAAACATCACAGctttgaaaagaggaaactgGATGTTTCTACTGAAATAGCAATGACCAGTGAGTTAGTTATCACAAGAAACTAGTCATCACAACAATACGAAGTGAAGGGCAGCTCATAATGAGGaacaatgaatgtatatatacaagacaaACCCTGTTTTGTCTGGCCTGCTTAAGTAAATAGACAACGAAGCCATCAATCGTTGACAAAAACCTGATATTGAACTACAAAActtcatcaaaacaaaatactgtTAAGGATTTCCAAATGGGGAaaggttcccctctctctctctctatctttcccaATCGCTTTTCTTGATTgaggtttgttttcatttacaaacacaaacgcaatttttattttgacaaaaaaaggcTAAAAGTTCCTGGCAACAAAACTGACACTAGTAGTTTTCTTTAGCAACTTAAGCACTGTATACCAGTTCAACTATCCCCTTGCAAAACGTAAAAATGCAGATTTTACTTTAGATCATAACTTCTCATTTGTTACTTTGAGACGAACATTTTACTTTCACAAGCACAAACAATCACTTGAAAGCAAGAAGTGTAGTCTATAAATCTTAAGAGAGTTACCAGTTGAAGATGGAACTGCATGATATTTAAGAAAACTGGTCAAATGGAACAGTTTTTTTGAGATATTCCTTTCTGACACTGCCTGTCTTGAGAGAGAGTTAACAGTTACCCACATATGCAATAAAACACTCTTTCAAGGCACACTATTAAAGATTTCCACCCTCCAGATAGATTTACAGTCAAAATATCCATCTTTCAATGCCCATGAACTTGAAGGGTATGTcttgaaaaacaaattcttatATTCCCTCTGCTGGATTCTATCAAATCTGCAACGTGTCATTTCTAATGAAGACTGGTTTGGTCTTGATGGTGAAACTGTCCTCTTCATACATacctggaaaacaaaaacatgctTCAGTATTCAATGCATGTCCGTTATCTCAAAACTCTGCATGTTTTCCTATAATTAACACATTATTTGAACTCATTTCAAAGCACTATCAAACTCTTGTCTATAAAGATATCAGGAGAtacattaaagagagaaaaaattagacAAGCTATGGAGAAATGATAAGATTGCAGGAGCATAATATCTTAAGAGCATAGTAAAAAGGTTTAGGATCTTCACAAGAAGGACTTTGTTGGGTCCACTGGGAGGGCCCAGAGGGCCAAAGTTCCTGGACAAGATGAGGATTCAGGGAATTAGGAGCTTAATACTGAAGGCACTGAAGAAGGCTATTACTTGTTTACTAACACATCAAGAATGAGGGCAGGGGGCTACTGATAGGAACCTTAAATTGGGGGCCCCTTGAACCAGGTAGAAAAGTAGGTGAGGGGCAGATCAAGCATCTTGAAGGGGATgttcttactgagagagagagagagagagagagagagagagagagagagagagagagagagagagagagagagagagagagagaagattttaaaCAAGTGTCAAAAGTCTAGTATTAAAATCCTCAGCTTTGGCAGGgccatctaaaaaaaaagtttggtatgAAGAAAAATGATTATCTTATTATTTAGTAATagacaataaataattataaaacctcGGCTACTCATGAAACTAAGCCTAAACAGcatttctttaatgtttatgCTGGTGGCTACAATCAgatatctttataataaaatgtcCTTTACCATATTTGTACAAATGGGGACAAGTCGTGTGTTTATCTAATAATATCCATGGGTCAGACATCTGGCTAAATCAAATACGATACAAAATGACGtgaggaaaaatattacattatgaaCAGCATGATTCAATTATGATTGAACCACTAACACCTAAAACTATATTGGTCATAACACAgccttaagaaaaaatatatcatgaacAGCATGATTCAATTATGCTTCAACCACTATCACTTCCAGCTATATTGGCATAGTCATAACAGCCACAGCTTGGCAAGTTGTGCCTGCACTCTCCTTTAATACCATAGGTGTTGATCCACACTTAAATTTCCCACTTATAAAAGGatatacttaaagaaaatttttataagtcAAAGACAACCCATTCCTAAATAGACTGACTGTCAATCAattaatttctcctctctctagTACCTACAGATATATTGGTCTAGTCATAACAGCCACAGCTTTGCAAGTTTTGCCTGGAATTTAAAACTGTTGATCCAAACTTAAATTTCACTCTTACAAAAAGGGTGGACAGTACTTACTAAATATTTGTATAAGTCAAAGACACCCAGTTCCTCAAAAGATTGACCACCGATCAAAAGTTCTTCTCTACTGCGTGCCTGGCAGGAAGCTTCTTCTTGGAGCAAAGAATTGCACagctggaaaaaggaaaaataagttgacA encodes the following:
- the LOC136853730 gene encoding uncharacterized protein; its protein translation is MGSHSCIQHWYSTYTGIPGQSPIAVFITGIVLMLCNSLLQEEASCQARSREELLIGGQSFEELGVFDLYKYLVCMKRTVSPSRPNQSSLEMTRCRFDRIQQREYKNLFFKTYPSSSWALKDGYFDCKSIWRVEIFNSVP